A portion of the Paenibacillus marchantiae genome contains these proteins:
- the odhB gene encoding 2-oxoglutarate dehydrogenase complex dihydrolipoyllysine-residue succinyltransferase, with amino-acid sequence MSEIKVPAMGESITEGTVSRWLVKEGETVNQGDVLLELETDKVNIEISAEESGVLEKIVRQEGETVEIGETIGTLSAGTGGGSGASASQPAATEQKQSAPAPEAPTPPPAPVAAAPESSDSSSKTASPSARKLARERGIELDQVQSKDPIGRVYQDDVKTHNTQAAAPTAPPAKAPAAAPSAPAAGGSTYTKPVERQRMSRRRATIAKRLVEAQQTAAMLTTFNEVDMTAIMDVRKRRKDKFKEKHEINLGFMSFFTKAVVGALKKFPTINAEIDGEDVVLKKYYDIGIAVSAKEGLVVPVVRDADRLGFAEIEKSIADLASKARSNTLALSDLQGGTFTITNGGTFGSLLSTPILNTPQVGILGMHKIQLRPVAIDAERMENRPMMYIALSYDHRIIDGSEAVRFLVTVKELLEDPESLLIEG; translated from the coding sequence GTGAGTGAAATTAAAGTACCTGCAATGGGTGAGTCGATAACGGAAGGAACCGTATCCAGATGGCTGGTCAAAGAAGGCGAAACCGTTAATCAGGGTGATGTTCTTCTGGAACTGGAAACGGATAAAGTAAATATTGAGATCAGTGCTGAAGAGAGCGGTGTTCTTGAGAAAATTGTTCGCCAGGAAGGCGAGACTGTAGAAATTGGTGAAACGATTGGAACACTTTCAGCTGGAACTGGAGGAGGAAGCGGCGCGTCCGCTTCCCAACCAGCAGCAACAGAGCAGAAACAATCAGCTCCTGCACCGGAAGCTCCAACTCCGCCACCAGCACCCGTTGCTGCAGCACCGGAATCTTCGGATAGCAGCTCGAAGACAGCTTCACCATCTGCTCGTAAACTTGCACGTGAGCGTGGTATTGAGCTCGATCAGGTACAGAGCAAGGATCCGATTGGCCGTGTTTATCAGGATGATGTGAAAACTCACAACACGCAGGCTGCCGCTCCTACAGCGCCTCCTGCTAAAGCTCCCGCTGCAGCACCTAGTGCTCCGGCAGCAGGTGGTTCCACGTATACCAAACCAGTGGAGCGTCAACGTATGTCCCGCCGTCGTGCTACCATTGCGAAACGCCTGGTAGAAGCACAGCAGACTGCAGCGATGTTGACTACGTTTAACGAAGTGGATATGACGGCAATCATGGATGTTCGTAAACGTCGTAAGGACAAGTTCAAAGAGAAACATGAAATCAATCTCGGCTTCATGTCCTTCTTCACCAAAGCAGTTGTAGGCGCACTGAAAAAGTTCCCAACCATTAACGCGGAGATTGATGGCGAAGATGTAGTTCTCAAAAAGTACTATGATATCGGTATTGCGGTATCTGCCAAAGAAGGTCTTGTCGTACCGGTTGTACGTGATGCAGATCGTCTTGGCTTTGCTGAGATCGAGAAAAGCATTGCTGACCTGGCATCCAAAGCCCGTTCCAACACGCTGGCTTTGTCTGATCTGCAAGGAGGAACCTTCACCATTACCAATGGCGGAACGTTTGGCTCCTTGTTGTCCACACCAATTTTGAATACACCTCAAGTAGGTATTCTGGGTATGCACAAAATCCAGCTTCGTCCGGTAGCGATTGATGCAGAGCGGATGGAGAACCGTCCGATGATGTATATCGCCCTGTCGTACGATCACCGTATCATTGATGGTAGCGAAGCCGTACGTTTCCTCGTGACGGTAAAAGAATTGCTTGAAGATCCAGAGTCTTTGCTGATCGAAGGGTAA
- a CDS encoding alpha/beta fold hydrolase, producing MQESTFSLVGNEGTRIHVYRWLPDPECNIKGVVQIAHGMSETAARYAEFAQHLTTHGYAVYANDHRGHGKTVENSDLLGNAGVDAFRWMASDMMNLGEVAAKENPDVPLFLMGHSMGSFLVQHLMYAGHERYHAFILSGTNGKRGLLRIGEKLAFLQCGIQGKGHPSMLLNALVFGGFNRSFRPATTPFDWLSRDSEEVKRFMDDPLCGAVCSAGFFRDFFKLLLDIHLPRNMKRIPKDKSVYLFSGEQDPVGLHGKGVLNLVSQYRELELEDIEYRLYPGAGPRNAA from the coding sequence ATGCAGGAATCTACCTTTAGCCTGGTTGGCAATGAAGGTACCCGTATTCATGTGTACCGCTGGCTTCCCGATCCGGAGTGCAACATCAAAGGTGTGGTCCAGATTGCACATGGCATGAGCGAGACTGCTGCCCGATACGCTGAATTTGCCCAACATCTCACCACGCACGGCTACGCGGTCTATGCGAATGACCATCGTGGTCATGGTAAAACGGTCGAAAACTCGGATTTGTTGGGCAATGCCGGCGTAGATGCTTTCCGCTGGATGGCGAGTGACATGATGAATCTGGGCGAAGTTGCCGCCAAAGAAAACCCTGATGTGCCCCTCTTTTTGATGGGGCATAGCATGGGGTCGTTTTTGGTACAGCATCTAATGTATGCTGGCCACGAGCGTTACCATGCATTTATTTTGTCCGGCACCAATGGCAAGCGCGGTCTGCTTCGGATTGGAGAGAAACTGGCTTTCTTGCAGTGTGGCATTCAGGGGAAGGGTCATCCAAGTATGCTGCTCAATGCGCTCGTATTTGGCGGATTCAACCGTTCTTTCCGTCCGGCAACAACGCCGTTTGATTGGCTGTCCCGGGACTCCGAAGAGGTCAAGCGGTTTATGGATGACCCTTTGTGTGGAGCCGTCTGCTCTGCAGGTTTTTTCCGTGACTTTTTCAAACTGCTGTTGGACATTCACTTGCCGCGCAACATGAAACGTATTCCTAAGGATAAATCTGTATATCTGTTCTCGGGTGAACAAGATCCGGTGGGACTTCATGGCAAAGGAGTGCTTAACCTGGTCTCCCAATATCGAGAGCTTGAGCTTGAGGATATTGAATACCGCCTCTATCCGGGGGCGGGCCCACGAAATGCTGCATGA
- a CDS encoding type I phosphomannose isomerase catalytic subunit produces the protein MPTPYPMQFQPEFKERVWGGRALEQFGLTPPEGHIGEGWMIADHPNGTTKVLNGALAGKGLDEVREQLGTAWLGTKGVSEKGGRFPLLIKLLDCNDDLSVQVHPTDDYEALPPGELGKTEMWYVLDAKPGAHIIYGLNEGVDREVLKEALENGTVMDTLRQVPVEAGDTFFIPAGTVHALCAGVVVAEIQQNSDTTYRIYDYNRPGLDGKPRELHVEDSLNVTAYEGAGATTMKTNNATPGEWLKLAECPYFVVEKGIVTGRWELSTSAESFTILVVCEGSGTLEWDNAESDKIELKAGQCYLLPANLGSYTLDGNTTVLRSYLP, from the coding sequence ATGCCTACGCCATACCCAATGCAATTTCAACCAGAGTTCAAAGAACGTGTATGGGGAGGCCGCGCGCTGGAGCAATTCGGCCTGACGCCGCCTGAAGGACATATAGGAGAAGGCTGGATGATTGCGGATCATCCCAATGGTACAACCAAGGTATTAAATGGAGCACTTGCCGGAAAAGGCCTCGATGAAGTCCGTGAACAACTGGGCACAGCTTGGCTTGGAACCAAAGGAGTTTCGGAAAAGGGCGGACGATTCCCGCTTCTGATCAAACTGCTTGACTGTAACGATGATCTGTCTGTACAAGTTCATCCAACAGATGATTACGAAGCGCTCCCTCCTGGCGAGCTTGGCAAAACGGAAATGTGGTATGTGCTTGATGCCAAACCAGGAGCTCATATCATCTACGGCCTGAATGAAGGCGTTGACCGTGAAGTACTGAAGGAAGCGCTGGAGAATGGTACGGTCATGGATACCCTTCGTCAAGTACCTGTAGAGGCTGGAGATACGTTCTTTATCCCTGCGGGAACGGTACACGCTCTATGTGCAGGTGTAGTTGTGGCTGAGATTCAGCAAAACTCGGATACAACATACCGGATTTACGATTATAATCGTCCAGGTTTGGATGGCAAACCACGTGAGCTGCATGTTGAGGATTCATTGAATGTAACGGCTTATGAGGGTGCTGGCGCCACGACGATGAAAACCAACAACGCAACTCCAGGTGAGTGGCTGAAGCTTGCGGAATGTCCATACTTTGTAGTGGAAAAAGGGATTGTTACAGGACGTTGGGAGCTCTCTACAAGTGCTGAAAGCTTCACTATTCTTGTGGTCTGTGAAGGTAGCGGAACGCTGGAGTGGGATAACGCGGAATCGGATAAAATCGAATTGAAAGCTGGACAATGTTACTTACTGCCTGCCAACCTGGGCTCCTATACGCTGGATGGCAACACTACTGTTCTTCGCTCTTATTTGCCTTAA